One Diospyros lotus cultivar Yz01 chromosome 1, ASM1463336v1, whole genome shotgun sequence genomic window carries:
- the LOC127796522 gene encoding serine/arginine-rich splicing factor SR45a-like isoform X5: MSYSRRSRSVSRSLSRSSSISRSRSRWFPSSNLDIAYRSCESSVENPGNNLYVTGLSTRITKRELEKHFSTEGKVEDIHLVVDPWTRESRGFGFVTMSSVGEADRCIKYLNGSVLEGRVITVEKVAVCSSSSPKSIQLTNQIKHIKQISDYYIRGLYAPAFLFLYQFSLLLISCLILTFASICPFVLTSPIWGALHCCDWMVNFMISCHLFLQARRRRGRTPTPGRYLGLRTIRGRRHSPSYSPYSRSRSPHYSSERGRSRSYSPYHRRRSYSPYYGCHGSYSPPYCRGRSYLRSLSPYSRSPVGRRRRSASPHDSRRERSHCPSDSRYQSPDDRYYRRSRRERSYSPYDSRYYAPDDRHYRKRRRDSSYSPYDSRRRSPADWYSKRSRSQSVSRSISTRSRRNSRQSYSRSGSPRSRRSLRRSYSRSGSPRRSRRSYSRSVSPKPRSLRSTSGGSSHKYEYSRGGHSSRSSSRSRSWSVRSRSVSKSVSSRSA; this comes from the exons ATGTCGTACTCCAGAAGATCAAG GTCTGTCTCAAGGTCATTGTCAAGGTCAAGTTCAATATCAAGGAGCCGATCAAG gTGGTTTCCTTCATCTAATCTTGACATAGCATACAGGAGTTGTGAGTCAAGTGTTGAGAATCCTGGAAACAATCTCTATGTGACAGGATTATCAACTCGGATAACAAAGAGAGAGCTTGAGAAGCATTTCTCAACAGAGGGAAAG GTAGAGGATATTCACCTTGTGGTTGATCCCTGGACAAGGGAGTCTCGAGGGTTTGGTTTTGTGACCATGTCCAGTGTTGGAGAGGCTGATCGTTGCATCAAATATTTGAATGGATCTGTTCTGGAGGGCCGGGTTATTACAGTGGAAAAG GTAGCTGTGTGTAGCAGCTCTTCACCAAAGTCAATACAACTAACcaatcaaatcaaacacatcAAGCAAATATCAGACTATTATATCAGAGGGTTGTATGCCCCtgcatttctctttctctaccAATTTAGCCTTTTGCTTATTTCTTGCTTAATACTAACCTTTGCATCTATATGCCCCTTTGTATTAACTAGTCCAATTTGGGGTGCCTTGCATTGCTGTGATTGGATGGTGAATTTCATGATCTCATGCCATCTATTTCTGCAGGCTCGGAGGCGGAGAGGCCGGACTCCTACACCAGGAAGGTATCTTGGGTTGAGAACAATCCGAG GACGACGTCATTCTCCAAGTTACTCCCCTTATTCAAGGAGCCGTTCTCCCCATTATTCATCTGAACGAGGTAGAAGCAGATCCTACTCTCCTTATCACAGAAGGAGATCGTACTCACCTTATTATGGCTGCCACGGTTCGTATTCTCCTCCTTACTGCCGTGGAAGATCATATTTGCGATCTCTTTCACCTTACAGCAGGTCACCAGTTGGCAGGCGTAGACGGTCTGCCTCTCCTCATGACTCCAGGCGTGAAAGGTCACACTGCCCTTCTGACTCCAGGTACCAATCACCAGATGATCGGTACTACAGAAGAAGCCGGCGGGAAAGGTCATACTCCCCATACGACTCAAGGTATTATGCCCCGGATGATCGTCATTACAGGAAAAGAAGGCGTGATAGCTCCTACTCCCCCTACGACTCCAGGCGGCGTTCACCAGCTGACTGGTACTCCAAGAGAAGCCGCAGCCAATCTGTCTCTCGTAGCATCTCAACAAGGTCAAGGAGGAATTCTAGACAAAGCTATTCACGCAGTGGCTCTCCCAGGTCAAGGCGAAGTTTGAGGAGAAGCTACTCTCGAAGTGGTTCACCCAGGCGGTCTAGGAGAAGCTACTCTCGCAGTGTTTCCCCCAAACCGAGGAGCTTGAGGAGTACATCTGGTGGCTCCTCGCACAAGTATGAATATTCGCGGGGTGGACATTCTTCCAGGAGCTCTTCCAGGAGCCGTAGTTGGAGTGTACGTTCCAGATCAGTTTCAAAGTCTGTTAGTTCTAGGTCTGCTTGA
- the LOC127796522 gene encoding serine/arginine-rich splicing factor SR45a-like isoform X1 has protein sequence MSYSRRSRYSHSCSPYGRYRSVSRSLSRSSSISRSRSRWFPSSNLDIAYRSCESSVENPGNNLYVTGLSTRITKRELEKHFSTEGKVEDIHLVVDPWTRESRGFGFVTMSSVGEADRCIKYLNGSVLEGRVITVEKVAVCSSSSPKSIQLTNQIKHIKQISDYYIRGLYAPAFLFLYQFSLLLISCLILTFASICPFVLTSPIWGALHCCDWMVNFMISCHLFLQARRRRGRTPTPGRYLGLRTIRGRRHSPSYSPYSRSRSPHYSSERGRSRSYSPYHRRRSYSPYYGCHGSYSPPYCRGRSYLRSLSPYSRSPVGRRRRSASPHDSRRERSHCPSDSRYQSPDDRYYRRSRRERSYSPYDSRYYAPDDRHYRKRRRDSSYSPYDSRRRSPADWYSKRSRSQSVSRSISTRSRRNSRQSYSRSGSPRSRRSLRRSYSRSGSPRRSRRSYSRSVSPKPRSLRSTSGGSSHKYEYSRGGHSSRSSSRSRSWSVRSRSVSKSVSSRSA, from the exons ATGTCGTACTCCAGAAGATCAAG ATATTCTCATTCTTGCTCCCCATATGGAAGGTATAGGTCTGTCTCAAGGTCATTGTCAAGGTCAAGTTCAATATCAAGGAGCCGATCAAG gTGGTTTCCTTCATCTAATCTTGACATAGCATACAGGAGTTGTGAGTCAAGTGTTGAGAATCCTGGAAACAATCTCTATGTGACAGGATTATCAACTCGGATAACAAAGAGAGAGCTTGAGAAGCATTTCTCAACAGAGGGAAAG GTAGAGGATATTCACCTTGTGGTTGATCCCTGGACAAGGGAGTCTCGAGGGTTTGGTTTTGTGACCATGTCCAGTGTTGGAGAGGCTGATCGTTGCATCAAATATTTGAATGGATCTGTTCTGGAGGGCCGGGTTATTACAGTGGAAAAG GTAGCTGTGTGTAGCAGCTCTTCACCAAAGTCAATACAACTAACcaatcaaatcaaacacatcAAGCAAATATCAGACTATTATATCAGAGGGTTGTATGCCCCtgcatttctctttctctaccAATTTAGCCTTTTGCTTATTTCTTGCTTAATACTAACCTTTGCATCTATATGCCCCTTTGTATTAACTAGTCCAATTTGGGGTGCCTTGCATTGCTGTGATTGGATGGTGAATTTCATGATCTCATGCCATCTATTTCTGCAGGCTCGGAGGCGGAGAGGCCGGACTCCTACACCAGGAAGGTATCTTGGGTTGAGAACAATCCGAG GACGACGTCATTCTCCAAGTTACTCCCCTTATTCAAGGAGCCGTTCTCCCCATTATTCATCTGAACGAGGTAGAAGCAGATCCTACTCTCCTTATCACAGAAGGAGATCGTACTCACCTTATTATGGCTGCCACGGTTCGTATTCTCCTCCTTACTGCCGTGGAAGATCATATTTGCGATCTCTTTCACCTTACAGCAGGTCACCAGTTGGCAGGCGTAGACGGTCTGCCTCTCCTCATGACTCCAGGCGTGAAAGGTCACACTGCCCTTCTGACTCCAGGTACCAATCACCAGATGATCGGTACTACAGAAGAAGCCGGCGGGAAAGGTCATACTCCCCATACGACTCAAGGTATTATGCCCCGGATGATCGTCATTACAGGAAAAGAAGGCGTGATAGCTCCTACTCCCCCTACGACTCCAGGCGGCGTTCACCAGCTGACTGGTACTCCAAGAGAAGCCGCAGCCAATCTGTCTCTCGTAGCATCTCAACAAGGTCAAGGAGGAATTCTAGACAAAGCTATTCACGCAGTGGCTCTCCCAGGTCAAGGCGAAGTTTGAGGAGAAGCTACTCTCGAAGTGGTTCACCCAGGCGGTCTAGGAGAAGCTACTCTCGCAGTGTTTCCCCCAAACCGAGGAGCTTGAGGAGTACATCTGGTGGCTCCTCGCACAAGTATGAATATTCGCGGGGTGGACATTCTTCCAGGAGCTCTTCCAGGAGCCGTAGTTGGAGTGTACGTTCCAGATCAGTTTCAAAGTCTGTTAGTTCTAGGTCTGCTTGA
- the LOC127796522 gene encoding serine/arginine-rich splicing factor SR45a-like isoform X4 codes for MSYSRRSRYSHSCSPYGRYRSVSRSLSRSSSISRSRSRSCESSVENPGNNLYVTGLSTRITKRELEKHFSTEGKVEDIHLVVDPWTRESRGFGFVTMSSVGEADRCIKYLNGSVLEGRVITVEKVAVCSSSSPKSIQLTNQIKHIKQISDYYIRGLYAPAFLFLYQFSLLLISCLILTFASICPFVLTSPIWGALHCCDWMVNFMISCHLFLQARRRRGRTPTPGRYLGLRTIRGRRHSPSYSPYSRSRSPHYSSERGRSRSYSPYHRRRSYSPYYGCHGSYSPPYCRGRSYLRSLSPYSRSPVGRRRRSASPHDSRRERSHCPSDSRYQSPDDRYYRRSRRERSYSPYDSRYYAPDDRHYRKRRRDSSYSPYDSRRRSPADWYSKRSRSQSVSRSISTRSRRNSRQSYSRSGSPRSRRSLRRSYSRSGSPRRSRRSYSRSVSPKPRSLRSTSGGSSHKYEYSRGGHSSRSSSRSRSWSVRSRSVSKSVSSRSA; via the exons ATGTCGTACTCCAGAAGATCAAG ATATTCTCATTCTTGCTCCCCATATGGAAGGTATAGGTCTGTCTCAAGGTCATTGTCAAGGTCAAGTTCAATATCAAGGAGCCGATCAAG GAGTTGTGAGTCAAGTGTTGAGAATCCTGGAAACAATCTCTATGTGACAGGATTATCAACTCGGATAACAAAGAGAGAGCTTGAGAAGCATTTCTCAACAGAGGGAAAG GTAGAGGATATTCACCTTGTGGTTGATCCCTGGACAAGGGAGTCTCGAGGGTTTGGTTTTGTGACCATGTCCAGTGTTGGAGAGGCTGATCGTTGCATCAAATATTTGAATGGATCTGTTCTGGAGGGCCGGGTTATTACAGTGGAAAAG GTAGCTGTGTGTAGCAGCTCTTCACCAAAGTCAATACAACTAACcaatcaaatcaaacacatcAAGCAAATATCAGACTATTATATCAGAGGGTTGTATGCCCCtgcatttctctttctctaccAATTTAGCCTTTTGCTTATTTCTTGCTTAATACTAACCTTTGCATCTATATGCCCCTTTGTATTAACTAGTCCAATTTGGGGTGCCTTGCATTGCTGTGATTGGATGGTGAATTTCATGATCTCATGCCATCTATTTCTGCAGGCTCGGAGGCGGAGAGGCCGGACTCCTACACCAGGAAGGTATCTTGGGTTGAGAACAATCCGAG GACGACGTCATTCTCCAAGTTACTCCCCTTATTCAAGGAGCCGTTCTCCCCATTATTCATCTGAACGAGGTAGAAGCAGATCCTACTCTCCTTATCACAGAAGGAGATCGTACTCACCTTATTATGGCTGCCACGGTTCGTATTCTCCTCCTTACTGCCGTGGAAGATCATATTTGCGATCTCTTTCACCTTACAGCAGGTCACCAGTTGGCAGGCGTAGACGGTCTGCCTCTCCTCATGACTCCAGGCGTGAAAGGTCACACTGCCCTTCTGACTCCAGGTACCAATCACCAGATGATCGGTACTACAGAAGAAGCCGGCGGGAAAGGTCATACTCCCCATACGACTCAAGGTATTATGCCCCGGATGATCGTCATTACAGGAAAAGAAGGCGTGATAGCTCCTACTCCCCCTACGACTCCAGGCGGCGTTCACCAGCTGACTGGTACTCCAAGAGAAGCCGCAGCCAATCTGTCTCTCGTAGCATCTCAACAAGGTCAAGGAGGAATTCTAGACAAAGCTATTCACGCAGTGGCTCTCCCAGGTCAAGGCGAAGTTTGAGGAGAAGCTACTCTCGAAGTGGTTCACCCAGGCGGTCTAGGAGAAGCTACTCTCGCAGTGTTTCCCCCAAACCGAGGAGCTTGAGGAGTACATCTGGTGGCTCCTCGCACAAGTATGAATATTCGCGGGGTGGACATTCTTCCAGGAGCTCTTCCAGGAGCCGTAGTTGGAGTGTACGTTCCAGATCAGTTTCAAAGTCTGTTAGTTCTAGGTCTGCTTGA
- the LOC127796522 gene encoding serine/arginine-rich splicing factor SR45a-like isoform X11, which yields MMSYSRRSRYSHSCSPYGRYRSVSRSLSRSSSISRSRSRSCESSVENPGNNLYVTGLSTRITKRELEKHFSTEGKVEDIHLVVDPWTRESRGFGFVTMSSVGEADRCIKYLNGSVLEGRVITVEKARRRRGRTPTPGRYLGLRTIRGRRHSPSYSPYSRSRSPHYSSERGRSRSYSPYHRRRSYSPYYGCHGSYSPPYCRGRSYLRSLSPYSRSPVGRRRRSASPHDSRRERSHCPSDSRYQSPDDRYYRRSRRERSYSPYDSRYYAPDDRHYRKRRRDSSYSPYDSRRRSPADWYSKRSRSQSVSRSISTRSRRNSRQSYSRSGSPRSRRSLRRSYSRSGSPRRSRRSYSRSVSPKPRSLRSTSGGSSHKYEYSRGGHSSRSSSRSRSWSVRSRSVSKSVSSRSA from the exons ATGTCGTACTCCAGAAGATCAAG ATATTCTCATTCTTGCTCCCCATATGGAAGGTATAGGTCTGTCTCAAGGTCATTGTCAAGGTCAAGTTCAATATCAAGGAGCCGATCAAG GAGTTGTGAGTCAAGTGTTGAGAATCCTGGAAACAATCTCTATGTGACAGGATTATCAACTCGGATAACAAAGAGAGAGCTTGAGAAGCATTTCTCAACAGAGGGAAAG GTAGAGGATATTCACCTTGTGGTTGATCCCTGGACAAGGGAGTCTCGAGGGTTTGGTTTTGTGACCATGTCCAGTGTTGGAGAGGCTGATCGTTGCATCAAATATTTGAATGGATCTGTTCTGGAGGGCCGGGTTATTACAGTGGAAAAG GCTCGGAGGCGGAGAGGCCGGACTCCTACACCAGGAAGGTATCTTGGGTTGAGAACAATCCGAG GACGACGTCATTCTCCAAGTTACTCCCCTTATTCAAGGAGCCGTTCTCCCCATTATTCATCTGAACGAGGTAGAAGCAGATCCTACTCTCCTTATCACAGAAGGAGATCGTACTCACCTTATTATGGCTGCCACGGTTCGTATTCTCCTCCTTACTGCCGTGGAAGATCATATTTGCGATCTCTTTCACCTTACAGCAGGTCACCAGTTGGCAGGCGTAGACGGTCTGCCTCTCCTCATGACTCCAGGCGTGAAAGGTCACACTGCCCTTCTGACTCCAGGTACCAATCACCAGATGATCGGTACTACAGAAGAAGCCGGCGGGAAAGGTCATACTCCCCATACGACTCAAGGTATTATGCCCCGGATGATCGTCATTACAGGAAAAGAAGGCGTGATAGCTCCTACTCCCCCTACGACTCCAGGCGGCGTTCACCAGCTGACTGGTACTCCAAGAGAAGCCGCAGCCAATCTGTCTCTCGTAGCATCTCAACAAGGTCAAGGAGGAATTCTAGACAAAGCTATTCACGCAGTGGCTCTCCCAGGTCAAGGCGAAGTTTGAGGAGAAGCTACTCTCGAAGTGGTTCACCCAGGCGGTCTAGGAGAAGCTACTCTCGCAGTGTTTCCCCCAAACCGAGGAGCTTGAGGAGTACATCTGGTGGCTCCTCGCACAAGTATGAATATTCGCGGGGTGGACATTCTTCCAGGAGCTCTTCCAGGAGCCGTAGTTGGAGTGTACGTTCCAGATCAGTTTCAAAGTCTGTTAGTTCTAGGTCTGCTTGA
- the LOC127796522 gene encoding serine/arginine-rich splicing factor SR45a-like isoform X10, with protein MMSYSRRSRYSHSCSPYGRYRSVSRSLSRSSSISRSRSRWFPSSNLDIAYRSCESSVENPGNNLYVTGLSTRITKRELEKHFSTEGKVEDIHLVVDPWTRESRGFGFVTMSSVGEADRCIKYLNGSVLEGRVITVEKARRRRGRTPTPGRYLGLRTIRGRRHSPSYSPYSRSRSPHYSSERGRSRSYSPYHRRRSYSPYYGCHGSYSPPYCRGRSYLRSLSPYSRSPVGRRRRSASPHDSRRERSHCPSDSRYQSPDDRYYRRSRRERSYSPYDSRYYAPDDRHYRKRRRDSSYSPYDSRRRSPADWYSKRSRSQSVSRSISTRSRRNSRQSYSRSGSPRSRRSLRRSYSRSGSPRRSRRSYSRSVSPKPRSLRSTSGGSSHKYEYSRGGHSSRSSSRSRSWSVRSRSVSKSVSSRSA; from the exons ATGTCGTACTCCAGAAGATCAAG ATATTCTCATTCTTGCTCCCCATATGGAAGGTATAGGTCTGTCTCAAGGTCATTGTCAAGGTCAAGTTCAATATCAAGGAGCCGATCAAG gTGGTTTCCTTCATCTAATCTTGACATAGCATACAGGAGTTGTGAGTCAAGTGTTGAGAATCCTGGAAACAATCTCTATGTGACAGGATTATCAACTCGGATAACAAAGAGAGAGCTTGAGAAGCATTTCTCAACAGAGGGAAAG GTAGAGGATATTCACCTTGTGGTTGATCCCTGGACAAGGGAGTCTCGAGGGTTTGGTTTTGTGACCATGTCCAGTGTTGGAGAGGCTGATCGTTGCATCAAATATTTGAATGGATCTGTTCTGGAGGGCCGGGTTATTACAGTGGAAAAG GCTCGGAGGCGGAGAGGCCGGACTCCTACACCAGGAAGGTATCTTGGGTTGAGAACAATCCGAG GACGACGTCATTCTCCAAGTTACTCCCCTTATTCAAGGAGCCGTTCTCCCCATTATTCATCTGAACGAGGTAGAAGCAGATCCTACTCTCCTTATCACAGAAGGAGATCGTACTCACCTTATTATGGCTGCCACGGTTCGTATTCTCCTCCTTACTGCCGTGGAAGATCATATTTGCGATCTCTTTCACCTTACAGCAGGTCACCAGTTGGCAGGCGTAGACGGTCTGCCTCTCCTCATGACTCCAGGCGTGAAAGGTCACACTGCCCTTCTGACTCCAGGTACCAATCACCAGATGATCGGTACTACAGAAGAAGCCGGCGGGAAAGGTCATACTCCCCATACGACTCAAGGTATTATGCCCCGGATGATCGTCATTACAGGAAAAGAAGGCGTGATAGCTCCTACTCCCCCTACGACTCCAGGCGGCGTTCACCAGCTGACTGGTACTCCAAGAGAAGCCGCAGCCAATCTGTCTCTCGTAGCATCTCAACAAGGTCAAGGAGGAATTCTAGACAAAGCTATTCACGCAGTGGCTCTCCCAGGTCAAGGCGAAGTTTGAGGAGAAGCTACTCTCGAAGTGGTTCACCCAGGCGGTCTAGGAGAAGCTACTCTCGCAGTGTTTCCCCCAAACCGAGGAGCTTGAGGAGTACATCTGGTGGCTCCTCGCACAAGTATGAATATTCGCGGGGTGGACATTCTTCCAGGAGCTCTTCCAGGAGCCGTAGTTGGAGTGTACGTTCCAGATCAGTTTCAAAGTCTGTTAGTTCTAGGTCTGCTTGA
- the LOC127796522 gene encoding serine/arginine-rich splicing factor SR45a-like isoform X7, giving the protein MSYSRRSRSVSRSLSRSSSISRSRSRSCESSVENPGNNLYVTGLSTRITKRELEKHFSTEGKVEDIHLVVDPWTRESRGFGFVTMSSVGEADRCIKYLNGSVLEGRVITVEKVAVCSSSSPKSIQLTNQIKHIKQISDYYIRGLYAPAFLFLYQFSLLLISCLILTFASICPFVLTSPIWGALHCCDWMVNFMISCHLFLQARRRRGRTPTPGRYLGLRTIRGRRHSPSYSPYSRSRSPHYSSERGRSRSYSPYHRRRSYSPYYGCHGSYSPPYCRGRSYLRSLSPYSRSPVGRRRRSASPHDSRRERSHCPSDSRYQSPDDRYYRRSRRERSYSPYDSRYYAPDDRHYRKRRRDSSYSPYDSRRRSPADWYSKRSRSQSVSRSISTRSRRNSRQSYSRSGSPRSRRSLRRSYSRSGSPRRSRRSYSRSVSPKPRSLRSTSGGSSHKYEYSRGGHSSRSSSRSRSWSVRSRSVSKSVSSRSA; this is encoded by the exons ATGTCGTACTCCAGAAGATCAAG GTCTGTCTCAAGGTCATTGTCAAGGTCAAGTTCAATATCAAGGAGCCGATCAAG GAGTTGTGAGTCAAGTGTTGAGAATCCTGGAAACAATCTCTATGTGACAGGATTATCAACTCGGATAACAAAGAGAGAGCTTGAGAAGCATTTCTCAACAGAGGGAAAG GTAGAGGATATTCACCTTGTGGTTGATCCCTGGACAAGGGAGTCTCGAGGGTTTGGTTTTGTGACCATGTCCAGTGTTGGAGAGGCTGATCGTTGCATCAAATATTTGAATGGATCTGTTCTGGAGGGCCGGGTTATTACAGTGGAAAAG GTAGCTGTGTGTAGCAGCTCTTCACCAAAGTCAATACAACTAACcaatcaaatcaaacacatcAAGCAAATATCAGACTATTATATCAGAGGGTTGTATGCCCCtgcatttctctttctctaccAATTTAGCCTTTTGCTTATTTCTTGCTTAATACTAACCTTTGCATCTATATGCCCCTTTGTATTAACTAGTCCAATTTGGGGTGCCTTGCATTGCTGTGATTGGATGGTGAATTTCATGATCTCATGCCATCTATTTCTGCAGGCTCGGAGGCGGAGAGGCCGGACTCCTACACCAGGAAGGTATCTTGGGTTGAGAACAATCCGAG GACGACGTCATTCTCCAAGTTACTCCCCTTATTCAAGGAGCCGTTCTCCCCATTATTCATCTGAACGAGGTAGAAGCAGATCCTACTCTCCTTATCACAGAAGGAGATCGTACTCACCTTATTATGGCTGCCACGGTTCGTATTCTCCTCCTTACTGCCGTGGAAGATCATATTTGCGATCTCTTTCACCTTACAGCAGGTCACCAGTTGGCAGGCGTAGACGGTCTGCCTCTCCTCATGACTCCAGGCGTGAAAGGTCACACTGCCCTTCTGACTCCAGGTACCAATCACCAGATGATCGGTACTACAGAAGAAGCCGGCGGGAAAGGTCATACTCCCCATACGACTCAAGGTATTATGCCCCGGATGATCGTCATTACAGGAAAAGAAGGCGTGATAGCTCCTACTCCCCCTACGACTCCAGGCGGCGTTCACCAGCTGACTGGTACTCCAAGAGAAGCCGCAGCCAATCTGTCTCTCGTAGCATCTCAACAAGGTCAAGGAGGAATTCTAGACAAAGCTATTCACGCAGTGGCTCTCCCAGGTCAAGGCGAAGTTTGAGGAGAAGCTACTCTCGAAGTGGTTCACCCAGGCGGTCTAGGAGAAGCTACTCTCGCAGTGTTTCCCCCAAACCGAGGAGCTTGAGGAGTACATCTGGTGGCTCCTCGCACAAGTATGAATATTCGCGGGGTGGACATTCTTCCAGGAGCTCTTCCAGGAGCCGTAGTTGGAGTGTACGTTCCAGATCAGTTTCAAAGTCTGTTAGTTCTAGGTCTGCTTGA
- the LOC127796522 gene encoding serine/arginine-rich splicing factor SR45a-like isoform X12 encodes MMSYSRRSRYSHSCSPYGRYRSVSRSLSRSSSISRSRSRWFPSSNLDIAYRSCESSVENPGNNLYVTGLSTRITKRELEKHFSTEGKVEDIHLVVDPWTRESRGFGFVTMSSVGEADRCIKYLNGSVLEGRVITVEKVAVCSSSSPKSIQLTNQIKHIKQISDYYIRGLYAPAFLFLYQFSLLLISCLILTFASICPFVLTSPIWGALHCCDWMVNFMISCHLFLQARRRRGRTPTPGRYLGLRTIRGRRHSPSYSPYSRSRSPHYSSERGRSRSYSPYHRRRSYSPYYGCHGSYSPPYCRGRSYLRSLSPYSRSPVGRRRRSASPHDSRRERSHCPSDSRYQSPDDRYYRRSRRERSYSPYDSRYYAPDDRHYRKRRRDSSYSPYDSRRRSPADWYSKRSRSQSVSRSISTRSRRNSRQSYSRSGSPRSRRSLRRSYSRSGSPRRSRRSYSRSVSPKPRSLRSTSGGSSHKYEYSRGGHSSRSSSRSRSWSVRSRSVSKSVSSRSA; translated from the exons ATGTCGTACTCCAGAAGATCAAG ATATTCTCATTCTTGCTCCCCATATGGAAGGTATAGGTCTGTCTCAAGGTCATTGTCAAGGTCAAGTTCAATATCAAGGAGCCGATCAAG gTGGTTTCCTTCATCTAATCTTGACATAGCATACAGGAGTTGTGAGTCAAGTGTTGAGAATCCTGGAAACAATCTCTATGTGACAGGATTATCAACTCGGATAACAAAGAGAGAGCTTGAGAAGCATTTCTCAACAGAGGGAAAG GTAGAGGATATTCACCTTGTGGTTGATCCCTGGACAAGGGAGTCTCGAGGGTTTGGTTTTGTGACCATGTCCAGTGTTGGAGAGGCTGATCGTTGCATCAAATATTTGAATGGATCTGTTCTGGAGGGCCGGGTTATTACAGTGGAAAAG GTAGCTGTGTGTAGCAGCTCTTCACCAAAGTCAATACAACTAACcaatcaaatcaaacacatcAAGCAAATATCAGACTATTATATCAGAGGGTTGTATGCCCCtgcatttctctttctctaccAATTTAGCCTTTTGCTTATTTCTTGCTTAATACTAACCTTTGCATCTATATGCCCCTTTGTATTAACTAGTCCAATTTGGGGTGCCTTGCATTGCTGTGATTGGATGGTGAATTTCATGATCTCATGCCATCTATTTCTGCAGGCTCGGAGGCGGAGAGGCCGGACTCCTACACCAGGAAGGTATCTTGGGTTGAGAACAATCCGAG GACGACGTCATTCTCCAAGTTACTCCCCTTATTCAAGGAGCCGTTCTCCCCATTATTCATCTGAACGAGGTAGAAGCAGATCCTACTCTCCTTATCACAGAAGGAGATCGTACTCACCTTATTATGGCTGCCACGGTTCGTATTCTCCTCCTTACTGCCGTGGAAGATCATATTTGCGATCTCTTTCACCTTACAGCAGGTCACCAGTTGGCAGGCGTAGACGGTCTGCCTCTCCTCATGACTCCAGGCGTGAAAGGTCACACTGCCCTTCTGACTCCAGGTACCAATCACCAGATGATCGGTACTACAGAAGAAGCCGGCGGGAAAGGTCATACTCCCCATACGACTCAAGGTATTATGCCCCGGATGATCGTCATTACAGGAAAAGAAGGCGTGATAGCTCCTACTCCCCCTACGACTCCAGGCGGCGTTCACCAGCTGACTGGTACTCCAAGAGAAGCCGCAGCCAATCTGTCTCTCGTAGCATCTCAACAAGGTCAAGGAGGAATTCTAGACAAAGCTATTCACGCAGTGGCTCTCCCAGGTCAAGGCGAAGTTTGAGGAGAAGCTACTCTCGAAGTGGTTCACCCAGGCGGTCTAGGAGAAGCTACTCTCGCAGTGTTTCCCCCAAACCGAGGAGCTTGAGGAGTACATCTGGTGGCTCCTCGCACAAGTATGAATATTCGCGGGGTGGACATTCTTCCAGGAGCTCTTCCAGGAGCCGTAGTTGGAGTGTACGTTCCAGATCAGTTTCAAAGTCTGTTAGTTCTAGGTCTGCTTGA